From a region of the Triticum aestivum cultivar Chinese Spring chromosome 7D, IWGSC CS RefSeq v2.1, whole genome shotgun sequence genome:
- the LOC123166925 gene encoding protein OS-9 homolog, translating to MGFAARPLPLLLLLLVAGAAATDQIFTTSGVPFGKNSREPRYRVEFHPVDSPYHPENGQESEPMTDHEGRQYTCYLPVEETKTMKSIVPQNATNVIIESERKVKPKEPDELLEVLKDQCFYRHEGWWSYEFCYYGKIRQVHVENEKVIQEYVLGEYDPDATDAYHDNHTSESADEDHVKDTSKRYHVHVYTNGTVCDLTDIPRYTEVRFVCSEPTVLISSIKEISSCKYVLTVQSPMLCKNPLFQQEKRTFFIHCNESLAEAEAEAAEDDDSLPKEAQMSIVPNPDELHNYAAYAT from the exons ATGGGGTTCGCCGCCCGGCCGCTCCCCCTGCTCCTGCTGCTCCTGGTCGCCGGCGCGGCCGCCACCGACCAGATCTTCACCACCTCAG GTGTGCCGTTCGGGAAGAACTCGCGCGAGCCGAGGTACCGCGTGGAGTTCCACCCCGTCGATTCGCCATACCACCCG GAGAATGGCCAGGAGTCTGAACCAATGACTGACCACGAGGGGAGACAGTACACCTGCTACCTACCAGTGGAAGAAACCAAGACCATGAAGTCGATTGTCCCACAGAATGCAACCAATGTTATAATAGAAAGCGAACGGAAAGTTAAGCCAAAGGAGCCAGATGAACTGCTGGAGGTTCTCAAAGACCAGTGCTTCTACAGG CATGAAGGTTGGTGGTCTTATGAGTTCTGCTATTATGGGAAAATCCGACAGGTTCATGTAGAGAATGAGAAG GTTATCCAAGAGTATGTTCTAGGTGAATATGACCCTGATGCAACCGATGCTTACCATGACAATCACACCTCCGAATCTGCTGATGAGGACCACGTGAAAGATACTTCTAAGAG GTATCATGTCCACGTGTACACAAACGGGACTGTGTGTGATCTCACAGATATACCACGGTACACAGAG GTTAGGTTTGTTTGTTCCGAGCCCACTGTACTGATCAGTTCGATAAAGGAGATATCTTCCTGCAAGTATGTTTTAACTGTCCAAAGCCCAATGCTCTGCAAGAACCC GTTGTTTCAGCAGGAAAAGCGCACCTTCTTCATCCACTGCAACGAGTCGCTTGCGGAAGCAGAAGCTGAGGCCGCCGAGGACGACGACTCTCTCCCAAAAGAAGCTCAGATGTCCATCGTTCCAAACCCCGACGAATTGCATAACTACGCAGCTTACGCTACCTGA
- the LOC123165078 gene encoding amino acid transporter AVT6E has protein sequence MVNSNYSALPLTATAIELQSAHPPPPPKSGASANGHAKLTKQDSFLGEVEDDDADATPGEHDSLPLIGDDGPAGPPEGSGVSGAVFNLATSIIGAGIMALPATMKVLGVAVGLVSILVMGVLSEVTIELLVRFAVRCRALSYGELVHRALGRPASVVAQLCIVVNNAGILVVYLIIIGDVMSGSLKHMGVMDQLVGHGEWDNRRLLILFVLVVFLAPLCALEKIDSLSLSSAASVGLAVVFVAVSCMIAAVKLVEGKLAAPRMGPDFSSRAAILDLLVVIPIMTNAYICHFNVQPIYNELKEKTPQNMYNVSRISTVLCVVVYALTAISGYLLFGDDTESDVLTNFDKDLGIKFSTVLNYIVRIGYIVHLVLVFPVVHFSLRQTVDSLVFGELAPHSRKRMLSLTVVLLALIYLGSTMIPNIWMAFKFTGATTGLALGFMFPALVALRLDKEGECLGRGERLLSLGMLGLAIVVSVVGVVGNVYSLRSKSE, from the coding sequence ATGGTGAACTCCAACTACTCGGCGCTCCCGCTGACCGCCACCGCCATCGAGCTGCAGTCCGCCCACCCTCCTCCGCCGCCCAAATCCGGCGCCTCCGCCAACGGCCACGCCAAGCTCACCAAGCAGGACTCGTTCCTGGGCgaggtcgaggacgacgacgccgatgccACCCCCGGCGAGCACGACTCACTGCCGCTCATCGGCGACGACGGCCCGGCGGGTCCCCCGGAGGGCTCGGGCGTCTCCGGCGCGGTGTTCAACCTCGCGACCTCCATCATCGGGGCGGGCATCATGGCGCTGCCGGCCACCATGAAGGTCCTCGGCGTGGCCGTGGGCCTcgtctccatcctcgtcatggGCGTTCTCTCCGAGGTCACCATCGAGCTGCTCGTCCGGTTCGCGGTGCGCTGCCGCGCGCTCTCCTACGGCGAGCTCGTGCACCGCGCGCTCGGCCGCCCCGCCAGCGTCGTCGCGCAGCTCTGCATCGTCGTCAACAACGCCGGGATCCTCGTCGTCTACCTCATCATCATCGGGGACGTCATGTCCGGCTCGCTCAAGCACATGGGCGTCATGGACCAGCTCGTCGGCCACGGCGAGTGGGACAACCGCAGGCTGCTCATCCTGTTTGTTCTGGTGGTGTTCCTCGCCCCGCTGTGCGCGCTCGAGAAGATCGACTCGCTGAGCCTGTCGTCTGCCGCGTCGGTCGGGCTCGCCGTTGTTTTTGTGGCCGTCTCGTGCATGATCGCGGCGGTGAAGCTCGTGGAGGGCAAGCTTGCCGCGCCGAGGATGGGGCCGGATTTTAGTTCAAGGGCGGCGATCCTCGACCTTCTCGTGGTGATACCCATCATGACCAACGCCTACATCTGCCATTTCAACGTGCAGCCCATCTACAACGAGCTCAAGGAGAAGACGCCTCAGAACATGTACAATGTCAGCCGGATCTCCACCGTGCTCTGCGTCGTCGTGTACGCGCTGACCGCCATCTCGGGGTACCTCCTGTTCGGCGACGACACCGAGTCCGATGTCCTCACCAACTTCGACAAGGACCTCGGGATCAAGTTCAGCACGGTGCTCAACTACATTGTGAGGATCGGGTACATCGTCCACCTGGTTCTCGTCTTCCCGGTCGTCCACTTCTCGCTGAGGCAGACGGTGGACTCGCTGGTCTTCGGCGAGCTCGCGCCCCACAGCAGGAAGAGGATGCTCTCCCtgacggtggtgctgctggccctCATCTACCTGGGTTCCACCATGATACCCAACATCTGGATGGCCTTCAAGTTCACCGGCGCAACAACGGGGCTGGCATTAGGTTTCATGTTCCCCGCCCTTGTTGCATTGAGGCTGGACAAGGAGGGGGAATGCTTGGGGCGCGGAGAGCGGCTCCTGTCGCTTGGGATGCTGGGGCTGGCCATCGTCGTCAGCGTCGTCGGGGTCGTGGGGAACGTGTACAGCCTGAGGAGCAAGTCTGAGTGA
- the LOC123164973 gene encoding U3 small nucleolar RNA-associated protein 21 homolog, translating into MGIFEPFRAIGYITTGGVPFSLQRLGTETFVTVSVGKAFHVYNCAKLTLVLAGPQLPKKIRALASFKEYTFAAYGSDIAVFKRTDLVVTFTKHEEKVNMLYLFGEYILSADIKGDIFIWAFRGAKPSNEPVGNISLGDKFTPTCIMHPDTYLNKVIIGSEEGPLQLWNISTKKKVYAFKGWDSSVRCCVSSPALDMVAVGCSDGSIHVHNIRYDEELMSFNHEIRGAVTALSFRTDGQPLLASGGSSGVISIWNLEKRRLHSVIREAHDGSIVSLHFFANEPILMSSAADNSIKMWIFDNNEGDARLLRFRSGHSAPPRCIRFYGNGKSILSAGQDRAFRLFSVVQDQQSRELSQRHVAKRAKKLRVKEEEIKLKPVIAFDCAEIRARDWCNVVTCHMDTSKAYVWRLQNFVIGEHILTPSSETESPIKACTISACGNFTILGTEGGWIEKFNLQSGISRGSYIDGSLSLQCAHEGEVVGLACDATNGSLISAGYRGDIKVWDFKSCKLKSKFNVGKSVTKIAYHRANGLLATVADDMVLVLFDTVSMKMVRRFEGHTDRITDLCFSEDGKWLISSSMDGTLRIWDISLARQIDAMRVDVSITSVSMSPNMDVLATTHVDQNGVYLWVNQALFSPSTNVDSYASGKHVRNVLLPTVSSAERSEEEEPIKKSQDSNQSNIKPFVIMDHQIPNMITLSLLPRSQWQSLTNLDIIKVRNKPIEPPKKPEQAPFFLPSVPSLSGEILFEPPSSKETDGSTTEDIGHKKMADLSSHFSRLLQSCGELESYSAFTEYLKGLSPSSLDMELRMLQIIDDDEVEESEEPRPELQSISLLLDYFIHELSCRNNFEFVQAVLKLFLKIHGETIRRHSTLQEKVRKLLDVQSKVWQKIDKMFQSSRCMVTFLSNSQF; encoded by the exons ATGGGGATCTTCGAGCCGTTCCGCGCGATCGGGTACATCACCACGGGCGGCGTGCCCTTCTCCCTGCAGCGCCTCGGCACCGAGACCTTCGTCACCGTCAGCGTCGGCAAGGCCTTCCACGTCTACAAC TGTGCCAAGCTCACTTTGGTCCTTGCCG GACCTCAACTGCCCAAGAAGATCCGCGCTCTCGCGTCCTTCAAGGAATACACCTTTGCTGCATATGGAAGCGATATCGCGGTTTTCAAACGGACCGATCTG GTGGTTACCTTTACTAAACATGAAGAAAAGGTCAACATGTTGTACCTGTTTGGAGAGTATATTCTCAGTGCAGATATTAAAGGTGATATATTTATCTGGGCCTTCAGAGGGGCAAAACCAAGCAATGAGCCTGTTGGAAACATATCACTGGGAGACAAGTTTACTCCAACCTGCATTATGCATCCGGATACTTACCTAAATAAG GTCATTATTGGTAGTGAAGAAGGACCCTTGCAGCTGTGGAATATCAGCACAAAGAAAAAAGTATATGCTTTTAAGGGTTGGGATTCATCAGTACGTTGTTGTGTTTCTTCACCTGCTCTGGATATGGTTGCAGTCGGTTGCTCCGATGGATCGATTCATGTTCACAATATACGATATGATGAAGAGTTGATGTCTTTCAACCATGAAATTCGGGGTGCTGTAACTGCCCTGTCATTTCGAACAG ATGGTCAACCCCTTCTAGCATCTGGAGGTTCCTCGGGTGTTATTAGCATTTGGAATCTTGAGAAGAGAAGGCTGCACTCTGTGATTAGGGAGGCCCATGATGGTTCTATTGTATCACTTCATTTTTTTGCCAATGAACCTATTTTGATGAGCTCAGCAGCTGATAATTCAATAAAA ATGTGGATATTTGATAATAATGAAGGAGATGCTCGTCTGTTACGATTTCGAAGTGGGCATAGCGCTCCACCTCGGTGCATAAG ATTCTATGGCAATGGAAAATCCATCTTATCCGCTGGTCAAGACCGTGCCTTCCGTCTTTTCTCAGTTGTTCAG GATCAACAAAGCAGAGAGCTTTCTCAGCGGCATGTGGCAAAAAGAGCAAAAAAACTTAGAGTAAAG GAGGAAGAGATAAAGCTAAAACCAGTTATTGCATTTGATTGTG CTGAGATACGTGCACGTGATTGGTGTAATGTTGTTACATGCCACATGGATACTTCAAAGGCATATGTATGGCGTCTTCAGAACTTTGTTATAGGCGAACATATTCTTACACCATCGTCAGAGACTGAGTCACCGATTAAG GCTTGTACTATAAGTGCATGTGGTAATTTTACTATCTTGGGCACTGAAGGTGGTTGGATCGAAAAATTTAACCTTCAATCTGGGATTAGTCGTGGTAGTTACATTGATGGCTCGCTGTCATTGCAATGTGCACATGAAGGTGAAGTTGTTGGATTAGCCTGTGATGCAACAAATGGATCTCTGATTAGTGCTGGATACCGTGGGGAtattaag GTCTGGGATTTTAAAAGTTGCAAGCTAAAATCCAAATTCAATGTTGGTAAATCTGTAACTAAGATTGCATATCACCGGGCAAATG GTCTTCTTGCTACTGTAGCAGATGATATGGTGCTTGTATTGTTTGATACAGTATCGATGAAAATGGTCCGTAGATTTGAAGGACATACAGATCGTATCACTGATCTGTGTTTCAGTGAGGATGGGAAATGGCTCATTTCGTCTAGTATGGATGGGACGCTCAGAATATGGGATATCAGTTTAGCAAGACAGATAGATGCAATGCGCGTTGATGTATCTATAACATCCGTCTCTATGTCTCCTAATATGGATGTGCTGGCAACCACCCATGTTGATCAAAATGGCGTGTATCTTTG GGTTAATCAAGCTTTGTTCTCACCTTCGACAAATGTTGATAGCTATGCAAGTGGTAAACATGTCCGGAACGTGCTTTTGCCAACTGTTTCATCAGCCGAAAGATCTGAGGAGGAAGAACCCATTAAAAAATCACAAGATTCAAATCAATCTAATATTAAACCTTTTGtcataatggatcatcaaataccAAATATGATCACACTCTCATTACTCCCAAGGAGTCAATGGCAAAGCTTGACAAATCTTGACATTATAAAG GTTCGAAACAAACCGATCGAGCCACCTAAGAAACCTGAGCAGGCGCCATTTTTCTTGCCCTCAGTTCCATCCCTTTCTGGGGAGATATTGTTTGAGCCTCCTTCCAGTAAAGAAACAGACGGCAGCACTACTGAGGACATAGGTCATAAAAAGATGGCTGATCTCTCCTCCCACTTCAGTCGGCTGTTACAATCCTGTGGAGAACTTGAGAGCT ATTCAGCGTTCACCGAATACCTAAAAGGCCTATCTCCGTCATCTTTAGATATGGAACTACGGATGCTACAGATAATAGATGACGACGAGGTGGAAGAGTCTGAGGAACCAAGACCCGAGCTCCAGTCCATCTCATTGCTGCTGGACTACTTCATTCATGAGCTTTCCTGCAGGAACAACTTCGAGTTTGTTCAAGCTGTTCTGAAATTGTTTCTGAAG ATACATGGTGAAACAATACGGCGCCACTCGACGCTACAGGAGAAAGTGAGGAAACTTCTAGACGTCCAGAGCAAGGTCTGGCAGAAGATCGACAAAATGTTTCAGAGCTCGCGATGCATGGTCACATTCCTCAGCAACTCGCAGTTTTAG